One stretch of Alcaligenes aquatilis DNA includes these proteins:
- a CDS encoding type II toxin-antitoxin system RelE/ParE family toxin — protein sequence MVRIKQASLGNFGDVKPISDGVYEMRIHFGPGYRLYYAREGRVVYLLLSGGDKSSQKQDIKTAIAMWKQIQEDQS from the coding sequence GTGGTTCGCATCAAACAAGCCAGCCTGGGCAATTTCGGAGACGTAAAGCCAATTAGTGATGGTGTGTATGAAATGCGCATCCACTTCGGTCCTGGCTACCGTCTCTACTATGCTCGTGAGGGCCGTGTGGTCTATCTGCTGCTTAGCGGTGGTGACAAGTCCTCCCAAAAGCAAGACATCAAAACTGCAATCGCCATGTGGAAACAAATTCAGGAGGATCAATCATGA
- a CDS encoding addiction module antidote protein, producing MTTIKTAPFDAAEYLDSEEAIAEYLSAALEEDDPALFLSALADVVKARGMTKMAKDAGVGRESLYKALAPGAKPRYDTVLKLARAAGVKLTVEPIHA from the coding sequence ATGACCACCATTAAAACCGCCCCCTTCGACGCTGCTGAATACCTTGATAGCGAGGAAGCTATTGCCGAGTACCTCTCGGCTGCTTTGGAAGAAGACGATCCAGCTTTGTTCCTCTCTGCTCTTGCGGATGTGGTCAAAGCCCGAGGCATGACCAAAATGGCTAAAGACGCTGGTGTAGGCCGAGAAAGCCTGTACAAGGCTCTTGCTCCGGGCGCCAAGCCACGATATGACACTGTCCTGAAGTTAGCGCGGGCTGCTGGGGTGAAATTAACGGTAGAGCCTATTCATGCTTGA
- a CDS encoding TonB-dependent receptor translates to MKCALQDTPPLFAMRRHVRSGVATDSFSSSQGSRFKQGQVAILMASVLLLMQPMQAHAAGPIVLDMASQPLADALLQIGRQAQVEIAFSPGQVREKRAVALQGELTVEQALDTLLAPWGLAARAQGDQRYAIVTAPVAKGLSVLDPVRVHGQRVGERRYSREELDQRAAGNRDLSSLLADNPAVRQNEAAKTSANRGSLALEDISFYGASPFQNQFQIDGISSTNQIDPASRNLNLQVGNVPAYAQAYNLDTHMLESVTVLDSSIPVEYGRFTGGVVDAKVRDPKGDNSFRADFSYNSSELTSQTVPEEQKKKFGAGEPGFTPAWTKRFSSAMLDVGITDSTAALINVSRRESSIDRTMRVLHEKEFTDVNTNSKDRVDNVFAKVHTRWSASTDSALTFKYADRREDLVDSGILANRVQWQHQQKAYGLGFDLNHDFGWGLGRVQLGYDQMNSYRNSDGTEYMVNMVFLPNGRPDYTYISGGFGQESTEQRNLTLKSRLEFKPFQTGAIEHTPYVGFELAHTKGEFVRHQDAYGGQKRHYSGGQASKVQTLNYYRAGEVGVSYTNASVYVSDRLAWQNLALTTGLRMDKDNYFGNTNLAPRTLLEWDVLGTGETRLSGGWSRYYGMDILGTAMRERKSQLHTLLVTGGKPVDRPSHTAYKLDGLRTPYDDEWALRLQQQLSSKVAAELAYVRRYGRQQVSLEGLAKTGYTYTNNGKSKTDAFTLSLMSTAPWTLGESLWTARVDVTYQHSKRNNKLADGYDGEAEAQEENIYYNGDLIRRGDRPVGDYNLPWRVSAGVTGRWARYGLQMNNRINWNSARMDVHYVGLSRNDGLEKYESGRVGSYWTWDMRLDWEPAMLKGLGLGLDVLNVLDKQAPVVVSTPTSVLNPNLYRTGRELWLRASYRY, encoded by the coding sequence ATGAAGTGCGCTTTGCAGGACACGCCGCCTCTTTTTGCCATGCGCAGGCATGTTCGTTCCGGCGTGGCAACCGACTCTTTTTCTTCTTCCCAAGGCTCGCGCTTTAAGCAGGGGCAAGTGGCTATCTTGATGGCCAGTGTCTTGCTGCTGATGCAGCCCATGCAGGCGCACGCGGCCGGGCCGATCGTGCTGGATATGGCGTCTCAGCCTTTGGCCGATGCACTTTTGCAGATTGGCCGTCAAGCCCAGGTGGAGATCGCGTTTTCACCGGGGCAGGTTCGGGAAAAGCGCGCTGTAGCCTTGCAAGGCGAACTGACGGTTGAGCAGGCTTTGGATACCTTGCTGGCCCCTTGGGGATTGGCGGCCAGAGCACAGGGCGATCAGCGTTATGCGATTGTGACGGCTCCTGTTGCCAAAGGCTTGTCCGTGCTCGACCCTGTCCGTGTCCACGGGCAGCGTGTCGGAGAGCGCCGTTATTCCCGCGAAGAACTGGATCAACGCGCAGCGGGTAACCGTGATCTGTCCAGCCTTCTGGCCGACAACCCGGCTGTTCGTCAGAACGAAGCCGCAAAAACCAGTGCAAATCGTGGCTCTTTGGCGCTGGAAGATATCAGCTTTTATGGGGCCAGCCCCTTCCAGAATCAGTTCCAAATTGATGGCATCAGCTCCACCAATCAGATTGATCCGGCCAGCCGTAATTTGAACCTGCAGGTGGGCAACGTGCCCGCCTATGCTCAGGCCTACAACCTGGATACCCATATGCTGGAGAGCGTAACGGTGCTCGATAGCAGCATTCCCGTGGAGTATGGTCGCTTTACCGGGGGCGTGGTCGATGCCAAGGTGCGAGATCCCAAGGGTGATAACAGCTTTCGTGCGGACTTCAGCTACAACTCCTCGGAGCTAACGTCGCAGACTGTGCCCGAAGAGCAAAAGAAAAAGTTTGGGGCCGGTGAACCGGGTTTCACTCCTGCCTGGACCAAGCGCTTTTCGTCCGCCATGCTGGATGTGGGCATCACGGATAGCACCGCTGCCTTGATCAATGTGTCCCGGCGTGAGTCCAGCATTGATCGCACCATGCGCGTCTTGCACGAGAAGGAGTTCACCGATGTGAATACGAACTCCAAGGACCGTGTCGATAATGTGTTCGCCAAAGTTCATACCCGTTGGAGTGCCAGCACGGACTCCGCCCTGACCTTCAAGTACGCGGATCGGCGCGAGGACCTGGTGGATTCCGGCATCCTGGCCAATCGGGTTCAGTGGCAGCATCAACAGAAAGCTTATGGTCTGGGTTTCGATCTGAACCATGACTTTGGGTGGGGGCTAGGCCGTGTGCAACTGGGTTATGACCAGATGAACAGCTACCGTAATTCCGACGGCACGGAGTACATGGTCAATATGGTGTTTTTGCCCAATGGCCGACCAGACTACACCTATATCAGCGGCGGGTTTGGGCAGGAATCCACCGAGCAGCGCAACCTGACCTTGAAGTCCCGACTGGAGTTCAAGCCGTTCCAGACCGGGGCCATTGAACATACGCCTTATGTGGGTTTTGAGCTGGCCCACACCAAGGGAGAGTTTGTCCGTCATCAGGATGCGTATGGGGGGCAAAAACGTCATTACAGCGGTGGGCAAGCTAGCAAGGTCCAGACCTTGAACTACTACCGTGCTGGAGAGGTGGGAGTCAGCTATACCAATGCATCCGTTTATGTGTCGGATCGCCTGGCCTGGCAGAATCTGGCCCTGACCACGGGCTTGCGCATGGATAAAGACAATTACTTTGGCAACACCAATCTGGCGCCACGTACCTTGCTGGAATGGGATGTGCTGGGAACAGGAGAAACTCGCCTGTCAGGTGGCTGGTCGCGTTATTACGGCATGGATATTCTTGGAACCGCCATGCGTGAGCGCAAGAGCCAACTACACACTTTGTTGGTGACGGGGGGCAAGCCGGTCGACCGGCCGTCGCACACGGCCTACAAGCTGGATGGGCTGAGAACACCGTATGACGACGAGTGGGCCTTGCGCTTGCAGCAGCAGTTATCAAGCAAGGTGGCCGCCGAGCTGGCCTATGTACGCCGTTATGGTCGTCAACAAGTCTCTCTCGAAGGGCTGGCCAAGACAGGCTACACCTACACGAACAACGGTAAGTCCAAAACGGATGCTTTTACCTTGAGTCTGATGAGCACGGCCCCTTGGACCTTGGGTGAGAGCCTGTGGACAGCGCGTGTGGATGTGACTTATCAGCACAGCAAGCGCAATAACAAGCTGGCTGATGGCTACGATGGCGAGGCCGAAGCACAGGAGGAGAACATCTATTACAACGGTGACCTGATACGCCGGGGTGATCGTCCAGTGGGGGATTACAACCTGCCTTGGCGAGTCAGTGCCGGTGTGACTGGTAGGTGGGCGCGTTATGGTTTGCAGATGAACAACCGGATCAACTGGAACAGTGCGCGCATGGATGTGCATTATGTGGGTCTGAGTCGGAACGACGGACTGGAAAAGTATGAGTCCGGTCGGGTCGGTTCCTATTGGACCTGGGATATGCGCCTGGATTGGGAGCCGGCCATGCTTAAAGGTCTGGGCCTGGGGCTGGATGTGCTAAACGTGCTGGACAAGCAAGCACCCGTAGTGGTCTCGACACCGACTTCGGTGCTGAACCCGAACCTTTATCGCACAGGACGAGAGCTGTGGTTGCGCGCTTCCTATCGATATTAA
- a CDS encoding TetR/AcrR family transcriptional regulator, giving the protein MAKRLSKQERREQLLSVADSIVRANGTEALTLITLADKAGVTKALTYDHFSTREGLLIQLYRRYDERVIAATQAAISSGAKTIECAAEAVVVSYIECTCYGGNQYEAIVSALLAYPDYQDIRLRIRDFFADAYEEIFRCFMTKKGADVRLRFIAIFGAIEEVARSVSIGEYSVEEAIAALKSIIVAILKER; this is encoded by the coding sequence ATGGCCAAGCGCTTATCCAAGCAGGAAAGACGGGAGCAGTTGCTCTCCGTTGCCGATAGTATCGTCAGGGCCAACGGGACGGAGGCCCTGACTCTCATCACTCTTGCCGATAAGGCTGGTGTGACAAAAGCTCTTACGTATGACCACTTCTCTACTCGGGAAGGCCTGCTCATCCAGCTTTATAGACGCTACGACGAGCGAGTCATTGCAGCGACTCAGGCAGCCATTTCCTCCGGCGCTAAAACAATAGAGTGCGCGGCTGAGGCAGTAGTCGTCTCATACATCGAGTGCACCTGCTACGGCGGCAATCAATACGAAGCGATTGTTTCTGCACTGCTGGCCTATCCTGATTATCAGGATATACGACTACGCATCAGGGACTTCTTTGCGGACGCATACGAGGAAATCTTTCGCTGTTTCATGACGAAAAAAGGAGCAGACGTCAGGCTGAGGTTTATTGCAATTTTCGGGGCGATTGAAGAGGTTGCCAGGTCAGTATCCATCGGAGAATATAGTGTTGAAGAGGCGATTGCAGCACTAAAGTCTATTATTGTGGCGATTTTGAAGGAACGCTAG
- a CDS encoding SDR family oxidoreductase — MTVEKVALISAGGSGMGAAAARKLAQDGYHVAILSSSGKGEALAKELGGIGLTGSNQSNEDLQRLVDLTMQRWGRIDALVSSAGHGPRGPVLEISDEDWHKGMDVYFLNAVRPARLVAPIMAAQGGGAIVNISTAWAFEPAEMFPTSAVFRAGLASFTKIFADSYAAKNVRMNNVLPGWIDSLPATAERRESVPMERYGKAEEIAATIAFLLSDGAGYITGQNIKVDGGLTRSV; from the coding sequence ATGACTGTAGAAAAAGTAGCACTTATTAGCGCAGGCGGCTCGGGTATGGGTGCCGCAGCGGCCCGCAAACTGGCCCAAGATGGCTACCACGTCGCCATCCTGTCCTCGTCCGGCAAGGGCGAGGCTTTGGCCAAGGAGTTGGGCGGCATCGGTCTGACCGGATCGAATCAATCCAACGAGGACTTGCAGCGGCTGGTTGACCTGACCATGCAACGCTGGGGACGTATCGACGCCCTGGTCAGCTCCGCCGGACACGGCCCGCGTGGCCCGGTTCTGGAGATCAGCGACGAAGACTGGCACAAAGGCATGGACGTCTACTTTCTGAATGCCGTGCGTCCAGCGCGACTGGTGGCACCCATCATGGCCGCGCAAGGTGGTGGGGCGATTGTGAATATTTCTACAGCCTGGGCGTTTGAGCCTGCGGAGATGTTCCCCACGTCGGCGGTATTTCGCGCCGGGCTGGCCAGCTTCACCAAGATTTTTGCAGACAGCTATGCAGCCAAGAATGTACGCATGAACAACGTGCTGCCCGGTTGGATTGATAGCCTGCCCGCCACCGCAGAACGACGAGAAAGCGTGCCCATGGAACGCTATGGCAAAGCCGAGGAAATTGCGGCGACAATTGCGTTTTTGTTATCGGATGGCGCTGGGTATATTACCGGACAGAACATCAAGGTGGATGGTGGACTGACTCGGTCGGTGTGA
- a CDS encoding dihydrolipoyl dehydrogenase family protein, producing the protein MQSFDLAVIGAGAGGLNSALTAVSAGKRVVLIERHKPGGECTWAGCIPSKALIQIAKDVKVAQKYASIAIDGAAIMRKVRALIEEAHQAEAVPTLQDAGIEYRHGTARLIDNTTLDVDGQAIYADRIVIATGSSPVVPGIPGLQSVPYLTNENIFQLESLPESLIVLGAGAIGVELSQAFQRLGVKVKLVDQAETVLPREEPEFVGAVQDMLLKEGVGIYVGRTVKSVRQEGADIVLSFTAGDSIEEIRGHSLLLALGRKPNTDTINLSDVGVEYDAKGIKVDDFCETTTPGIYAVGDVVGPYLFSHTGGYQARELVRNLYSTDSPKPISLEGVAWCTFTEPELAHCGLSEEEARCVYGDEITVFTGKYSDLDRAVVDQKTDGMGKVICDKHGHILGASILGERACELLGELQVMKQHGIPLQGLQSAIHPYPGYSELLLYLSFDAHAHFGASSDEHN; encoded by the coding sequence GTGCAAAGTTTTGATCTGGCCGTGATTGGCGCTGGAGCCGGTGGGTTGAATTCGGCACTGACAGCTGTTTCTGCTGGGAAACGGGTGGTTCTCATCGAGAGACACAAGCCCGGTGGAGAGTGCACATGGGCTGGGTGTATCCCAAGTAAAGCGCTCATTCAGATAGCCAAAGATGTCAAGGTAGCGCAAAAGTATGCCTCAATTGCCATCGATGGCGCTGCGATCATGCGCAAAGTCAGGGCATTGATTGAAGAGGCCCACCAAGCAGAAGCGGTACCCACGTTGCAAGATGCAGGTATTGAGTACCGACATGGCACTGCACGTTTGATTGATAATACGACGCTTGATGTTGATGGCCAGGCTATCTATGCAGACCGGATAGTGATTGCTACCGGCTCGTCGCCCGTCGTGCCGGGTATTCCTGGCCTGCAGAGCGTTCCCTATTTGACCAACGAAAATATCTTCCAGCTCGAATCCCTGCCGGAGAGTCTGATCGTTTTGGGCGCTGGCGCCATTGGCGTCGAGTTGTCGCAGGCATTCCAACGGTTGGGAGTCAAGGTCAAGCTTGTAGATCAGGCGGAAACAGTTTTGCCTCGTGAGGAGCCAGAGTTTGTTGGTGCAGTTCAAGATATGTTATTGAAAGAAGGTGTGGGGATCTATGTTGGCCGCACAGTCAAGTCGGTTCGGCAGGAGGGCGCTGATATTGTTTTGTCCTTCACCGCCGGAGACAGCATTGAAGAAATTCGAGGCCATAGTCTTTTACTGGCATTGGGACGAAAGCCTAATACCGATACAATCAATCTCTCCGATGTGGGCGTCGAGTATGACGCAAAAGGAATCAAGGTTGATGACTTCTGTGAAACAACTACACCAGGTATCTATGCGGTTGGTGATGTGGTTGGCCCCTACCTGTTCTCGCACACCGGTGGTTATCAGGCAAGAGAGCTTGTACGCAATCTGTATAGCACAGACTCTCCGAAGCCGATCAGCCTGGAAGGGGTGGCCTGGTGCACGTTTACGGAGCCTGAACTGGCGCATTGCGGTCTATCAGAAGAGGAAGCCCGGTGCGTTTACGGTGATGAAATAACCGTATTCACGGGCAAATACTCCGACCTTGACCGTGCCGTCGTTGATCAGAAAACCGACGGTATGGGAAAAGTCATTTGCGATAAACATGGCCACATTCTCGGGGCCAGTATCCTGGGTGAACGAGCTTGTGAATTACTTGGTGAACTCCAAGTCATGAAGCAACATGGCATTCCGCTACAGGGATTGCAAAGTGCCATACATCCTTATCCAGGATATAGCGAACTTCTTTTGTACCTTAGCTTCGATGCGCATGCACACTTTGGCGCGAGTAGTGACGAACACAATTAA
- a CDS encoding FecR family protein: MNAPPDSAWSRVDEDAARWVVRKEGAKLEPDTLAQFDAWYGADPLHAQTYDALAASWRRLDQVSMLPIARKKRKSRVKTLASACVLMGASFYAWQMFEQQGLINSGVEITQLSLPDGSVAILDAQTRVRLNFENGQRQVSVESGRAFFQVVSATAQTGPFTVQTGLAQATALGTRYEVSFNDQVSTVAVYEHTVQVQCQSCDTSQPVILQPGDRATVAHGQLQAQLAQSTASTHAEAAPAWTNGLLSFDDVSLREAARQLGQYTHRVIWMGSEKAEATRVSGVVQAARPAAALNLLTVGQGLQIRELPGLIVIY, from the coding sequence ATGAACGCGCCGCCAGATTCGGCCTGGAGCCGTGTGGATGAAGATGCCGCTCGTTGGGTGGTGCGCAAAGAAGGTGCCAAGCTAGAGCCGGACACCCTGGCTCAGTTCGATGCCTGGTATGGGGCTGATCCTTTACATGCTCAAACCTATGATGCCTTGGCGGCCAGTTGGCGGCGACTGGATCAGGTGTCGATGCTGCCCATTGCCCGTAAAAAGCGAAAATCCCGTGTCAAAACGCTGGCCAGTGCCTGTGTCTTGATGGGGGCGTCTTTTTACGCCTGGCAGATGTTTGAGCAGCAAGGTTTGATCAACAGTGGGGTAGAGATCACCCAATTAAGTCTGCCTGATGGCTCGGTGGCGATTCTGGACGCGCAGACCCGTGTGCGTCTGAATTTTGAAAATGGTCAACGGCAGGTCAGCGTGGAGTCGGGGCGCGCCTTCTTTCAGGTGGTGTCTGCCACGGCTCAGACCGGCCCGTTCACTGTGCAAACCGGCCTGGCGCAGGCGACGGCCTTGGGGACGCGCTACGAGGTCAGCTTTAACGATCAGGTCAGTACTGTGGCAGTGTATGAACATACCGTGCAGGTGCAGTGCCAGTCTTGCGATACGTCGCAGCCGGTGATCTTGCAGCCGGGAGACAGGGCCACGGTGGCGCACGGGCAATTGCAGGCGCAATTGGCCCAGTCTACGGCTTCCACACACGCGGAAGCGGCCCCGGCCTGGACGAATGGTTTACTGAGTTTTGATGATGTCAGCCTGCGGGAAGCGGCCCGTCAGTTGGGACAGTACACGCATCGCGTGATCTGGATGGGTAGCGAGAAGGCGGAGGCAACGCGGGTGTCCGGTGTGGTGCAAGCGGCTCGGCCAGCCGCCGCCCTGAACTTGCTGACCGTGGGGCAAGGCTTACAAATCAGGGAGTTGCCGGGGCTTATAGTTATTTACTAA
- a CDS encoding LysR substrate-binding domain-containing protein — MMKSRRSLPPLNALRAFEVSGRRLSFRAAADELGVTQGAVAQQVRALEEHLGLALFQRHPRGLQLTLPGAAYLAEVTRAFDTLADATGRLLVRPDTVTISVTPTVAAKLLIPRLGDLQAALPDVELRTVATEALSDFERDQVDIAVRLTRPPFAADLEAQLLFRQDVVAVASPRLVGNMTLPLSLEQLRVLPLLHDAQGHWATFLKAGGKLPGAVFNQTTLALDAAMAGQGVALACKAFVATDLAAGRLVQVAQAGILGPDFYLVRRRSAPVRQSAQAVWDWCLNRLLPC, encoded by the coding sequence ATGATGAAATCTCGCCGTTCCTTGCCCCCGCTCAATGCCTTGCGTGCTTTTGAAGTGTCTGGTCGTCGTTTGAGTTTCCGTGCCGCCGCGGATGAGCTGGGGGTGACGCAAGGGGCTGTTGCCCAGCAAGTCCGGGCCTTGGAAGAGCATTTGGGCCTTGCGCTGTTTCAACGTCATCCGCGTGGTTTGCAACTGACTTTGCCGGGTGCGGCCTATCTGGCCGAGGTCACCCGTGCTTTTGATACCTTGGCTGATGCAACCGGGCGCTTGTTGGTACGCCCTGATACGGTCACGATCAGTGTCACGCCCACGGTGGCTGCCAAGTTACTGATTCCCCGCCTGGGGGATTTGCAGGCGGCCTTGCCTGATGTGGAGCTACGTACCGTGGCAACGGAGGCCTTGTCGGATTTTGAGCGTGATCAGGTTGACATTGCCGTGCGCCTGACTCGCCCGCCTTTTGCGGCGGACCTGGAGGCCCAGTTGTTGTTTCGTCAGGATGTCGTGGCCGTGGCCAGCCCCCGTTTGGTGGGGAATATGACGCTTCCTTTATCGCTTGAACAGTTGCGTGTGTTGCCCTTATTGCATGACGCTCAAGGGCATTGGGCTACCTTCTTGAAAGCCGGCGGCAAGTTGCCGGGCGCGGTATTCAACCAGACAACGCTGGCATTGGATGCTGCTATGGCAGGCCAAGGCGTGGCTTTGGCCTGCAAGGCTTTTGTGGCAACGGATCTGGCCGCTGGGCGCTTGGTGCAGGTGGCGCAGGCAGGGATTTTGGGACCGGACTTCTATCTGGTGCGCAGGCGCTCAGCCCCGGTCAGACAGTCGGCCCAGGCGGTATGGGATTGGTGCTTGAACAGATTGTTGCCTTGTTAG
- a CDS encoding RNA polymerase sigma factor produces the protein MSKLTAAFLTHYPDLIRYLRRRTHCSELAQDCAHDTWLRLLEKGKQVTADNHRAYVFKVAANIAADWYRRQTREQAAFDGYALSVAHHHAPDTYEEVQAKETLQRLEQALMAQSQRSVRIFMMHRCEEMSYAQIAQKLSVSESTIEKHMMRILLVAHQVFNCAE, from the coding sequence ATGTCCAAGCTGACGGCGGCGTTCCTGACCCATTACCCGGATTTGATCCGTTATTTGCGCAGGCGTACGCATTGTTCTGAACTGGCGCAAGACTGCGCACATGACACGTGGCTGCGTTTGTTGGAGAAGGGGAAGCAGGTTACGGCGGACAACCACAGAGCCTATGTGTTCAAAGTTGCCGCCAATATCGCGGCGGATTGGTATCGGCGTCAAACACGCGAGCAGGCTGCGTTCGATGGCTACGCCTTGAGTGTCGCCCATCACCATGCGCCGGATACGTACGAAGAAGTGCAGGCCAAGGAAACCTTGCAACGTCTGGAGCAGGCCCTGATGGCTCAGTCCCAGCGCAGCGTACGTATTTTTATGATGCATCGCTGTGAAGAGATGAGCTACGCGCAGATCGCCCAGAAGTTGTCGGTGTCCGAGAGCACCATTGAAAAACACATGATGCGTATTTTGCTGGTGGCGCACCAAGTCTTTAATTGCGCAGAATGA
- a CDS encoding cytochrome-c peroxidase, which produces MVALATVLPGAACAAGGVETGAEQKLGSGLASAPVLTTGPSASEITEQSCGAKDRLEAECLRILYKNVPAQWPAPTIDPGQPWQEWGPVPGPGSSAQPQAAEDARNTQIVSLGARLFFDKQLSRKKQISCASCHQPDKSFTDGKASAVGEDGLMGKRRTPPLFAAPFAKALFWDGRANTLQEQVVGPIENPLEMNHALSDLMPRLQESEDYRQAFQQAFGASSSNPIDAARLARALAAYVVTLRPAATRFDDFIAGDMAALNDQELIGLHLFRTKARCMNCHNGPMLTDNGFHNIGLSFYGRRLQDLGRFEWSRDPADLGLFRTPSLRNVAKAGPWMHNGLFPSLDGLLRMYDAAMGPDPKETGPLVPRKSERIRELNLSDEEIQALRAFLEVL; this is translated from the coding sequence ATGGTGGCACTGGCAACCGTGCTGCCAGGAGCCGCTTGCGCGGCGGGGGGAGTGGAGACAGGAGCGGAGCAGAAGCTTGGCTCAGGTTTAGCTTCTGCTCCTGTGCTCACTACGGGGCCTTCCGCGTCGGAGATAACAGAGCAATCCTGTGGAGCTAAGGACAGGCTGGAGGCCGAGTGTCTACGCATCCTCTATAAAAATGTCCCCGCTCAATGGCCTGCGCCCACTATTGATCCGGGGCAGCCCTGGCAAGAGTGGGGGCCCGTGCCGGGGCCGGGCTCCAGCGCCCAGCCCCAGGCGGCAGAGGATGCCAGGAACACACAGATTGTTTCCTTGGGTGCCCGGTTATTTTTTGATAAGCAACTGTCCCGCAAAAAGCAGATTTCTTGTGCGTCCTGTCATCAGCCGGACAAGTCCTTTACCGATGGCAAAGCCTCCGCCGTCGGGGAGGACGGCTTGATGGGCAAGCGCCGTACTCCGCCCTTGTTTGCTGCGCCGTTTGCCAAAGCTTTGTTCTGGGATGGCCGTGCCAACACCTTGCAGGAGCAAGTTGTTGGCCCTATTGAAAATCCGCTGGAAATGAACCATGCCTTGAGTGACTTGATGCCGCGTTTGCAGGAGTCAGAGGACTATAGACAGGCATTTCAACAAGCCTTTGGCGCATCCTCATCCAATCCCATCGACGCCGCGCGATTGGCCCGAGCCTTGGCCGCTTATGTAGTCACCCTCCGTCCGGCAGCAACGCGCTTTGATGACTTTATCGCCGGAGATATGGCCGCTTTGAATGATCAGGAGCTGATCGGCCTGCATCTGTTTCGTACCAAGGCGCGTTGCATGAACTGTCATAACGGCCCCATGTTGACGGACAACGGTTTTCACAATATTGGCCTGTCTTTTTATGGACGTCGTTTGCAGGATCTGGGGCGGTTCGAGTGGAGCCGAGACCCCGCTGATCTGGGCTTGTTCCGCACTCCCAGTTTGCGTAATGTCGCCAAGGCCGGTCCCTGGATGCACAATGGTTTGTTCCCCAGTCTGGACGGTCTGCTGCGTATGTACGATGCGGCAATGGGCCCGGACCCTAAAGAAACCGGTCCATTGGTGCCGCGTAAGTCTGAACGGATCCGGGAGCTGAACTTGAGTGACGAGGAAATCCAGGCTTTACGTGCTTTTCTGGAGGTCTTGTAG
- a CDS encoding zinc ribbon domain-containing protein YjdM: MSTPLPCPQCTLENTYHDTEQWVCADCGYEWQDADPALESETDSDELIVKDSNGNVLAAGDDVILIRDLKVKGSNTLKKGAKAKGIRLVRGDHEVDCKIDGISYLLKAMYLKKA, encoded by the coding sequence ATGAGCACACCGCTTCCTTGTCCTCAGTGCACCTTGGAAAATACCTACCATGACACCGAGCAATGGGTATGTGCCGATTGTGGCTATGAATGGCAAGACGCAGACCCGGCCTTGGAGTCTGAAACCGATAGTGATGAGCTGATCGTTAAAGACAGCAACGGCAATGTGCTGGCCGCTGGCGACGATGTGATTCTGATCCGAGACCTGAAGGTGAAAGGTTCCAATACCTTGAAAAAGGGGGCCAAGGCCAAAGGCATCCGTCTGGTTCGGGGTGACCACGAAGTCGATTGCAAGATTGATGGCATTAGCTATTTGTTAAAGGCCATGTACTTGAAGAAAGCCTAA